One window of Salegentibacter sp. Hel_I_6 genomic DNA carries:
- a CDS encoding NAD(P)/FAD-dependent oxidoreductase: MGFEHFDVFVIGTGTAGKGVAKDCAKAGWKVAIADNREYGGTCPNRGCDPKKVLVGFTEIIDRATKMQGKGITKMPEINWSDLITFKETFVDAIPAATEKDLAALDIKMYHQSPKFLDENTLSVEGKTVTADKIVIATGQKAMPLKIPGEEYALLSEDFLDLKELPETMIFIGAGYIGMEFAHIATRFGVKVTMIDFAPGPLSNFDEDMVNYIQQVSEEDLGIDFIFNAEVNEIEKLQKNFRVKANQNGKEVSAKAEMVFNTAGRVPSIEDLDLEKGNIDFSKKGISVNEFLQNTTNKNVYACGDVSASSGLPLTPLSSQESKIVAANLLNKKEPKIADYPPQPTVVFTLPKLASVGLSEKEAKEQGYDYELEHKLVPEWFNAKHINEKIYAYKTLVDKKTGLVLGAHLVGPEASEIINMFVMAMCGKLDCETLKKMIFTYPSWASDIKGMV, translated from the coding sequence ATGGGATTTGAGCATTTTGACGTATTTGTAATAGGAACCGGGACCGCCGGAAAAGGTGTTGCCAAAGACTGCGCTAAAGCAGGATGGAAAGTCGCGATAGCCGATAACAGAGAGTATGGCGGCACCTGCCCCAATCGTGGCTGTGACCCTAAAAAAGTTTTAGTTGGTTTTACTGAAATTATAGATCGCGCCACTAAAATGCAGGGTAAAGGAATTACCAAAATGCCTGAAATAAATTGGAGCGATCTTATCACTTTTAAAGAAACATTTGTAGATGCCATTCCTGCCGCCACTGAAAAAGATCTGGCTGCCCTGGACATCAAAATGTATCACCAATCTCCTAAATTTTTAGATGAAAACACGCTTTCTGTTGAAGGTAAAACGGTAACCGCAGATAAGATCGTTATAGCTACCGGGCAAAAAGCTATGCCATTAAAAATCCCGGGCGAAGAATATGCTCTTTTAAGCGAAGATTTTCTCGATTTAAAAGAATTACCCGAAACGATGATTTTTATCGGTGCGGGATATATTGGAATGGAATTCGCGCATATCGCAACTCGTTTTGGGGTAAAAGTAACCATGATTGATTTTGCTCCAGGACCGCTTTCCAACTTCGATGAAGATATGGTGAACTACATCCAGCAGGTTTCGGAAGAAGACCTGGGAATCGATTTTATTTTTAATGCCGAAGTAAATGAAATTGAAAAACTGCAAAAGAACTTTAGAGTAAAAGCAAATCAAAACGGAAAAGAGGTTTCAGCAAAAGCTGAAATGGTTTTTAATACTGCAGGTCGCGTTCCATCTATAGAAGATCTGGATTTGGAAAAAGGAAACATTGACTTTTCAAAAAAGGGAATTAGCGTTAACGAATTTCTTCAAAATACCACTAACAAGAACGTGTATGCCTGTGGTGATGTTTCGGCAAGTTCTGGCTTACCTTTAACGCCACTTTCTTCACAGGAATCAAAGATCGTTGCAGCGAATCTTTTGAATAAAAAAGAGCCTAAAATAGCAGATTATCCGCCGCAACCTACAGTAGTATTTACCCTACCAAAACTGGCTTCCGTAGGACTTTCAGAAAAGGAAGCTAAGGAACAGGGATACGATTATGAACTGGAACACAAATTAGTGCCCGAATGGTTTAATGCAAAACATATCAATGAGAAAATATATGCCTATAAGACCCTGGTGGATAAAAAAACCGGACTCGTACTTGGGGCTCATTTAGTTGGCCCGGAAGCTTCCGAAATCATCAATATGTTTGTGATGGCGATGTGTGGGAAATTAGATTGTGAGACCTTAAAAAAGATGATTTTCACTTATCCCAGTTGGGCAAGCGATATTAAAGGAATGGTTTAG
- the mfd gene encoding transcription-repair coupling factor, giving the protein MSKTIIAQSFAQSSQQQELRDSLVSSEKNRTKIQLKGLVGSAFSFVAANTFKEAEKPFLLIFNDKEEAAYYLNDLEQLVGEKNVLFYPGSYRRPYQIEETDNANVLLRAEVLNRINSRKKPAIIVTYPDALFEKVVTRKELDRSTLKISVEDELSIDFVNEVLFEYKFKRVDFVTEPGEFSVRGGIIDVFSFSNDEPYRIEFFGDEVDSIRSFDVETQLSTDKVKKISVMPNVENKHLDEIRDSFLKYISEKTVVFVKNLDLLTAQTDKLFSKAEEAFVKLSEDVKHSKPKELFCDGQLIKSQLELFSVVELSNQAYLEPQKSIEFQTKPQPSFNKQFDLLIDNLIENQENGYTNYIFCVSEQQAKRFHDIFDDQERIVKYQTITLALFQGFIDETGKNVCYTDHQIFERYHKFHLKNGYAKKQAITLKELGNLEVGDYVTHIDHGIGKFGGLQKIDVEGKKQEAIKLFYGERDILYVSIHSLHKISKYNGKDGKEPKIFKLGSNAWKKLKQKTKARVKHIAYNLIELYAKRRLQKGFAFGPDSYLQHELEASFMYEDTPDQSTATQAVKEDMENERPMDRLVCGDVGFGKTEVAIRAAFKAVDNGKQVAVLVPTTILAFQHHETFSERLKDFPVTVDYLNRFRTAKERRETLADLENGKVDIVIGTHQLVNKAVKFKDLGLLIVDEEQKFGVSVKDKLKTIKENVDTLTLTATPIPRTLQFSLMAARDLSTITTPPPNRYPIETNVIRFSEETIRDAVSYEIQRGGQVFFIHNRIENIKEVAGMIQRVVPDAKIGVGHGQMEGKKLEKLMLSFINGEFDVLVSTTIVESGLDVTNANTIFINNANNFGVSDLHQMRGRVGRSNKKAFCYFITPPYSVMTEDARKRISALEQFSELGSGINIAMKDLEIRGAGDLLGGEQSGFINEIGFDTYQKILNEAIEELKENEFQELYNESENIEDKTFVKDAQIDTDFEILFPDDYINNITERLNLYTQLNKITSEEELQKFEAELVDRFGELPTRAVDLLNSVRIKWIAASIGLEKIILKQGKLIGYFISDQQSRFYQTNTFTRVLQYVQTHRQKCTMKEKKTRNGLRLLLTFEKINSIESALKVLQPLDFRVKEEEVEAP; this is encoded by the coding sequence ATGAGTAAAACTATTATCGCCCAAAGCTTTGCACAATCCTCGCAACAGCAGGAATTGCGGGATTCCCTTGTCTCTTCTGAAAAAAATCGCACTAAAATTCAACTAAAAGGGCTTGTTGGTTCAGCTTTTTCTTTTGTTGCAGCCAATACATTTAAAGAAGCAGAAAAACCCTTTTTACTAATTTTTAACGATAAAGAAGAAGCGGCTTATTATTTAAACGATCTCGAGCAACTGGTAGGAGAAAAAAATGTGCTTTTTTATCCCGGCAGTTACCGCCGTCCCTATCAAATTGAGGAAACAGATAATGCAAATGTATTATTACGAGCCGAAGTTTTAAACCGAATTAATTCGCGTAAAAAACCGGCGATAATCGTTACCTATCCCGATGCTCTTTTTGAAAAAGTAGTTACTCGAAAAGAATTGGATAGAAGCACGCTAAAAATTTCTGTAGAAGATGAACTTTCTATAGATTTTGTAAACGAGGTTTTATTCGAATACAAATTCAAGCGGGTAGATTTTGTAACCGAACCGGGCGAATTCTCAGTACGTGGGGGAATTATAGATGTTTTCTCATTTAGTAACGACGAGCCTTATAGAATTGAATTCTTTGGCGACGAAGTAGACAGCATTAGAAGTTTTGATGTAGAAACCCAGCTTTCTACAGATAAAGTGAAGAAAATTTCGGTGATGCCGAATGTTGAAAATAAACACCTGGATGAAATACGGGATAGTTTTCTAAAATACATTTCAGAAAAAACAGTGGTGTTCGTTAAAAACCTCGATTTACTCACTGCACAAACCGATAAACTTTTTAGTAAGGCAGAAGAAGCTTTTGTTAAGCTTTCTGAAGATGTAAAACACAGCAAACCGAAAGAACTGTTTTGTGACGGGCAGTTAATTAAAAGTCAGCTGGAGCTTTTTTCAGTTGTTGAATTGAGCAACCAGGCATATTTAGAGCCTCAAAAAAGTATAGAATTTCAAACTAAACCCCAGCCTTCTTTCAATAAGCAATTCGATTTATTGATTGATAACTTAATTGAAAATCAGGAAAACGGATATACAAATTATATTTTCTGCGTTAGCGAACAGCAAGCCAAACGCTTCCACGATATCTTCGATGACCAGGAACGTATCGTAAAATACCAAACAATTACTTTGGCTTTATTCCAGGGCTTTATAGATGAAACCGGAAAAAATGTTTGTTATACCGATCATCAGATCTTTGAGCGTTATCATAAGTTTCATCTTAAGAACGGTTACGCTAAAAAACAGGCGATCACGCTTAAGGAACTCGGCAATCTTGAAGTGGGTGATTATGTAACCCATATTGACCACGGAATTGGAAAATTTGGCGGACTTCAGAAAATTGATGTAGAAGGAAAAAAGCAGGAAGCAATCAAGCTTTTCTACGGCGAGCGCGATATTTTATATGTGAGCATACATTCGCTGCATAAAATTTCAAAATATAACGGGAAGGATGGCAAAGAGCCCAAGATCTTTAAATTGGGAAGTAATGCCTGGAAGAAATTAAAGCAAAAGACCAAGGCGCGTGTTAAGCATATCGCCTATAATTTAATTGAACTTTACGCAAAGCGAAGATTACAGAAAGGCTTTGCCTTTGGCCCAGATTCTTACTTGCAACACGAGCTGGAAGCCTCTTTTATGTACGAAGATACTCCAGATCAAAGTACCGCTACCCAGGCGGTAAAAGAAGATATGGAAAACGAGCGCCCTATGGATCGGTTGGTTTGTGGGGATGTTGGTTTCGGGAAAACAGAGGTTGCTATTCGGGCAGCTTTTAAAGCGGTAGATAACGGTAAACAAGTTGCTGTTCTAGTGCCAACCACTATTTTGGCATTTCAACATCATGAAACTTTCTCTGAACGTTTAAAGGATTTTCCGGTAACGGTAGATTATTTAAATAGGTTTAGAACCGCTAAAGAACGGCGTGAAACTTTAGCCGATCTGGAAAACGGAAAAGTGGATATTGTTATTGGTACACACCAATTGGTAAATAAAGCGGTGAAATTCAAAGATCTTGGTTTACTAATCGTAGATGAGGAGCAAAAATTTGGGGTTTCCGTAAAAGATAAGCTAAAGACTATAAAAGAGAATGTAGATACACTTACACTCACCGCAACGCCTATTCCGCGAACACTTCAGTTCAGTTTAATGGCCGCTAGAGATTTATCTACCATCACTACTCCGCCTCCAAATAGATATCCAATTGAAACAAACGTAATTCGTTTTTCCGAAGAAACTATTCGGGATGCAGTTTCTTATGAAATTCAGCGTGGCGGACAGGTTTTCTTTATTCATAACAGAATTGAAAATATTAAAGAAGTGGCAGGGATGATTCAGCGGGTGGTGCCAGATGCTAAAATTGGTGTCGGCCATGGGCAGATGGAAGGCAAGAAGCTGGAAAAACTGATGCTAAGTTTTATCAATGGTGAATTTGATGTTTTGGTGTCTACAACGATAGTAGAAAGCGGACTTGATGTTACCAATGCAAATACGATTTTTATTAATAATGCGAATAATTTTGGGGTTTCAGATCTTCACCAAATGCGAGGTAGAGTAGGGCGAAGCAACAAGAAAGCTTTTTGTTACTTTATCACGCCTCCATATTCTGTAATGACCGAAGATGCCCGTAAAAGAATTAGTGCTTTAGAGCAGTTTTCTGAATTGGGAAGCGGTATAAATATCGCGATGAAGGATTTGGAAATTCGTGGTGCCGGGGATTTACTGGGTGGCGAGCAAAGCGGATTTATCAATGAAATTGGTTTTGATACCTACCAGAAGATTTTAAATGAAGCCATTGAAGAACTAAAAGAAAATGAATTCCAGGAGCTGTATAATGAATCTGAAAATATAGAGGATAAAACCTTTGTAAAAGATGCGCAGATCGATACCGATTTTGAAATTCTTTTCCCTGATGATTATATCAACAACATTACTGAAAGACTTAACTTATATACGCAGTTAAATAAAATCACTTCGGAAGAAGAATTGCAAAAGTTTGAAGCCGAACTTGTAGATCGTTTTGGAGAGCTACCTACCCGGGCAGTAGATTTGCTAAATAGTGTTCGTATAAAATGGATCGCTGCAAGTATAGGTCTTGAAAAGATTATATTAAAACAAGGCAAATTGATAGGCTATTTTATTTCCGATCAGCAATCAAGGTTTTATCAAACCAATACATTCACCAGGGTGCTGCAATATGTACAAACGCATAGGCAAAAATGCACTATGAAAGAGAAGAAAACAAGGAATGGTTTGCGTTTGCTCTTAACTTTCGAAAAAATCAATTCGATAGAAAGCGCTTTAAAAGTTTTGCAGCCCCTGGATTTTAGGGTGAAGGAAGAAGAGGTTGAAGCCCCCTAA
- a CDS encoding NAD(P)H-binding protein, giving the protein MNISILGTGWLGLPLAKKLKEEHTVKGSVTSQEKMQQLRDAEITPYQIKIFTEGVQGDLTSFLAHSELLIIDIPPGLRSDPEVDFIGKIGRIIDYLEKSPVEKVIFVSSTSVYKDEENFPEYTEENEANGTSEAAKQLISSEKMLLKNEHFQTTVIRFGGLIGPGRHPVNHLANKTGIKNPKAPVNLIQQEDCIEIINQIIKKEAWGKIFNAAYPDHPTKEDYYTKTAKEKDLNTPDFDQNGISKGKKINSVNLGEVLGYEFKRTI; this is encoded by the coding sequence ATGAACATATCTATATTAGGAACCGGCTGGCTGGGATTGCCACTCGCAAAAAAATTAAAGGAAGAACATACTGTAAAAGGCTCTGTGACCAGCCAGGAAAAAATGCAGCAATTACGTGATGCTGAAATTACGCCCTATCAAATTAAAATTTTTACTGAAGGCGTTCAGGGTGATCTTACTTCTTTCCTGGCGCATTCTGAATTACTAATTATAGACATTCCGCCAGGCCTTCGCAGTGATCCAGAAGTCGATTTCATAGGAAAAATAGGCAGGATTATAGATTATCTTGAAAAATCTCCAGTCGAAAAAGTGATTTTTGTGAGTTCAACTTCAGTCTACAAAGACGAAGAAAATTTCCCAGAATACACCGAAGAAAACGAAGCTAACGGAACTTCAGAAGCCGCTAAACAACTTATTTCTTCAGAAAAAATGTTATTGAAAAATGAGCATTTTCAAACCACAGTTATTCGATTTGGCGGATTAATTGGGCCGGGAAGACATCCGGTAAATCACCTCGCTAACAAAACCGGGATTAAAAATCCAAAAGCGCCGGTAAATCTTATTCAGCAGGAAGATTGTATTGAAATCATTAACCAAATCATCAAAAAAGAAGCCTGGGGAAAGATTTTTAACGCCGCCTATCCTGATCATCCAACCAAGGAAGACTATTACACTAAAACCGCTAAAGAAAAGGACTTGAATACTCCCGATTTTGACCAGAATGGGATTTCTAAAGGCAAGAAGATAAATTCGGTTAATTTAGGGGAAGTATTGGGTTATGAGTTTAAGAGAACTATTTAA
- a CDS encoding M28 family peptidase, translated as MLKNIPPIFSLIFILIAVWFSFYSSQPKTIEPENAPETTFSTQRAFKHVEAIAEKPHYVGTEAHSRVRNYIVSELQQMGLQAQTHEDYSLTKNGTLVRPQNIIARIEGTGNEEALVIMTHYDSNPHSSFGASDAGSGVGTILEGIRAFLAENKKHKNDIIILFTDAEELGLNGAELFIKDHPWAKDAKLALNFEARGSDGDSFMFLETNSGNAGLINSFKKANPEFPVTNSLVYSVYKMLPNDTDLTVLREQGDIPGYNFAFIDDHFDYHTATDIPKNLDKETLAHQGSYLMPLLDYFKDADLSEAKSEEEVLFFNIPGGEIISYPFTWIFPMLILAFILFIIILDYGFSKDRLQLKEISRSIIPFIVSLVFSGLLVFLLWKFLLYSYPEYSEMEQGFTYNGYYYIAAFISLSLLIAFFSYFRFRHIENKANLFVVPLFLWLLLCALLAFFLKGAAYFIIPGFFGLLQLFIMMRQESPNSLLMAFLSLPAVFILVPFIKMFPVALGLKILFVSALLTVLLFQLLLPVFAYFKSNKKIAVFFFLIFNILLITAHFKADFTEEHPKPNSLVYLLDADKKTTNWYSYDKMPDEWTKKYFGEEPLIVPPEINTLSSKYGSSFTWKTNAPEIDLKGPSIIWEKTDSTATSNTYLLKIAPNRNINRIELFADRSTDFETFKVNNKTADSVYLGQNKFHIHTRRWHDRLLTYHASSRDTLRLEFSLKKDKKPEFTLYESSYDLLENQDLNVKPRPKAMIPRPFVLNDAVIFKKTISNE; from the coding sequence ATGCTGAAAAACATACCTCCAATTTTCTCGCTTATTTTTATTCTCATTGCTGTTTGGTTCAGCTTTTACAGCAGTCAGCCAAAAACCATTGAACCCGAGAATGCCCCTGAAACTACTTTTTCTACCCAACGCGCCTTTAAGCACGTTGAAGCTATAGCAGAAAAACCACATTACGTAGGCACTGAAGCGCATAGCCGGGTTAGAAATTATATAGTGAGCGAACTTCAGCAAATGGGTTTACAAGCCCAAACTCACGAAGATTACAGTCTTACCAAAAACGGAACTTTAGTGCGTCCTCAAAACATCATTGCACGTATAGAAGGCACAGGGAATGAGGAAGCTTTGGTAATTATGACGCATTACGACAGCAATCCGCATTCTTCTTTTGGCGCCAGTGATGCCGGCAGTGGTGTGGGAACGATTTTAGAAGGAATCCGTGCTTTTTTAGCTGAAAATAAGAAGCACAAAAATGATATCATCATTCTGTTTACCGATGCCGAAGAACTGGGATTAAACGGCGCAGAACTTTTTATAAAAGATCATCCCTGGGCAAAAGATGCGAAACTGGCACTTAATTTTGAAGCACGTGGTAGCGACGGCGATTCTTTTATGTTCCTGGAAACAAATTCTGGTAACGCCGGACTTATAAATTCTTTTAAAAAAGCAAATCCCGAATTTCCCGTTACAAATTCGCTAGTCTACAGCGTGTATAAAATGTTGCCCAACGACACCGATCTTACGGTTTTGCGTGAACAGGGCGATATTCCCGGTTATAATTTCGCGTTTATAGACGATCATTTTGATTATCACACCGCGACTGATATCCCTAAAAACTTAGATAAAGAAACCTTAGCACATCAAGGCAGTTATTTAATGCCCCTACTCGATTATTTTAAGGATGCCGATTTAAGCGAAGCTAAATCCGAAGAAGAAGTATTATTTTTCAATATTCCCGGCGGGGAAATAATTAGTTATCCGTTTACCTGGATTTTTCCAATGCTTATACTCGCATTTATTCTGTTTATTATCATTCTGGACTACGGATTTTCTAAGGATCGTCTTCAGCTAAAAGAAATTTCAAGAAGTATTATTCCTTTTATAGTGAGCCTCGTATTTTCGGGTTTATTGGTTTTTCTACTTTGGAAATTCCTCCTTTACAGCTACCCGGAATATTCAGAAATGGAACAGGGTTTTACCTATAACGGTTACTATTATATCGCCGCTTTTATTTCACTTAGTTTATTGATCGCCTTTTTTAGCTATTTTCGTTTTCGCCATATAGAAAACAAGGCTAATCTATTTGTTGTGCCGCTATTTTTGTGGCTATTGCTCTGTGCTTTGCTCGCTTTCTTTCTAAAAGGCGCCGCCTATTTTATCATACCAGGTTTTTTCGGCTTACTGCAGCTATTTATTATGATGCGTCAGGAATCCCCCAATTCCTTATTAATGGCGTTCTTAAGTCTTCCGGCAGTATTTATTTTAGTGCCGTTTATAAAAATGTTTCCGGTAGCTTTAGGTTTAAAGATCTTGTTTGTTTCGGCTTTGCTTACCGTTTTATTATTCCAGTTGTTGCTACCAGTTTTTGCCTATTTTAAAAGCAATAAAAAAATTGCGGTATTCTTCTTTCTAATTTTCAATATTCTTCTAATTACCGCACATTTTAAAGCCGATTTCACCGAAGAACACCCTAAACCAAACTCGCTTGTTTATCTTCTAGATGCCGATAAAAAAACCACAAATTGGTATTCTTACGATAAAATGCCCGATGAATGGACCAAAAAATATTTTGGCGAAGAACCACTAATTGTTCCTCCAGAAATTAATACGCTTAGCAGTAAATATGGATCGAGTTTTACCTGGAAAACAAATGCGCCTGAAATAGATCTAAAAGGACCTTCCATTATCTGGGAAAAAACTGATTCTACAGCTACTTCTAATACCTATTTACTAAAAATAGCTCCTAACCGGAATATAAATCGAATAGAACTTTTTGCCGATCGAAGCACCGATTTTGAAACTTTTAAAGTCAATAATAAAACTGCCGATAGCGTTTATCTTGGCCAGAACAAATTCCATATACATACTCGCCGCTGGCATGATAGATTACTTACCTATCACGCTTCCAGTCGTGATACCTTAAGATTGGAATTCAGTTTAAAAAAGGATAAAAAACCAGAATTTACGCTTTACGAGTCCAGTTATGATTTGCTGGAAAATCAAGATTTAAATGTAAAGCCAAGGCCAAAAGCTATGATTCCGAGACCTTTTGTGCTAAACGATGCTGTAATATTTAAGAAAACCATAAGCAATGAGTAG
- a CDS encoding CBS domain-containing protein, with protein sequence MGIKSFQGKRAEPEKPKSAPMLVRDYMSTSLITFREHENILDVAEKLTKNKISGGCVVDENNKLLGLISEGDCMKQISDSRYYNMPLDDATVGKRMTCNVDTIDGNMNVMDAAKLFIEKRFRRFPIVEDGKLIGQISQSDVLRAAVRLKSNNWHLG encoded by the coding sequence ATGGGAATTAAAAGTTTTCAGGGAAAAAGGGCAGAGCCAGAAAAGCCAAAGAGCGCCCCGATGTTAGTTAGGGATTATATGAGTACTTCGCTTATTACCTTTCGGGAACACGAAAATATATTGGATGTTGCCGAAAAACTTACTAAAAACAAGATTTCTGGTGGATGTGTGGTAGATGAAAATAATAAACTGCTGGGGCTTATTTCTGAAGGGGATTGTATGAAACAAATTTCTGATAGTAGATATTATAATATGCCCTTAGATGACGCTACAGTAGGAAAACGTATGACCTGTAATGTTGATACCATAGATGGTAATATGAACGTAATGGATGCTGCCAAGCTTTTTATTGAAAAGCGGTTTCGGCGTTTTCCTATTGTAGAAGATGGAAAACTTATTGGGCAAATTAGTCAGAGTGATGTTTTACGGGCGGCGGTGCGCTTAAAAAGTAACAACTGGCACTTGGGCTAA
- a CDS encoding DUF4174 domain-containing protein encodes MLKSIRLFILIFTFAMNLNAQDLSKHQWKDRLVLIIAEDDDNEKFQKQLAELQNDQTGLKDRKLVIYQILPKKYNTGFKKKTWENSTELYKKHKAEDSEFRVVLIGLDGGEKLVQTEVLSTKKLFNTIDSMPIRQSEMRKNQ; translated from the coding sequence ATGCTAAAATCTATAAGATTATTTATTTTAATTTTCACTTTTGCTATGAATTTAAACGCGCAAGATCTTTCTAAGCACCAATGGAAAGACCGACTGGTTTTGATTATTGCTGAAGATGATGACAATGAAAAGTTTCAAAAACAGCTTGCCGAACTTCAAAACGATCAAACCGGTTTAAAAGATCGAAAACTGGTAATTTACCAAATCTTACCTAAAAAATACAACACGGGTTTTAAGAAGAAAACCTGGGAAAATTCAACTGAACTTTATAAAAAACACAAAGCTGAAGATAGTGAATTCAGGGTAGTTCTCATTGGTTTGGATGGCGGCGAAAAACTGGTTCAAACCGAAGTGCTTTCAACAAAAAAACTATTCAATACTATAGATAGTATGCCGATACGGCAAAGTGAAATGCGGAAAAATCAATAA
- a CDS encoding DEAD/DEAH box helicase: MSFKKLNIPLKEALERLEIETPLPFQKQILPKIKSGRNLFIVAPEGSGKTTALVISTIQKLESAAFEDAPRALIFVQDKEATLALEEEFNKFTKYMDLRVYSAHDAPDISKQKDDIYDGVDIVIATPKKLFQLFKITGINVSQLKILAVEDADFLTKNSDYNDLIRIPQHITKCQYLVFASTINPKIERLKDSFMARAEMLRLKV, encoded by the coding sequence ATGTCTTTTAAAAAACTGAATATTCCGCTTAAAGAAGCCCTGGAACGACTGGAAATTGAAACGCCACTTCCTTTTCAGAAACAAATTTTACCAAAAATAAAAAGCGGAAGAAATCTTTTTATAGTAGCTCCTGAAGGTTCAGGAAAAACCACAGCGCTGGTAATAAGCACCATTCAAAAACTGGAAAGCGCCGCTTTTGAAGATGCACCGAGAGCATTGATTTTTGTGCAGGATAAAGAAGCTACACTGGCGCTCGAAGAAGAATTCAACAAATTCACAAAATACATGGATTTGCGTGTTTATAGCGCCCATGACGCTCCCGATATAAGCAAACAAAAAGATGATATTTATGATGGCGTAGACATTGTTATAGCTACACCAAAAAAATTATTTCAGCTCTTTAAAATTACCGGGATTAATGTAAGTCAGTTAAAGATCCTTGCGGTAGAAGACGCCGACTTTTTAACCAAAAACAGCGATTATAACGATTTAATTAGAATTCCGCAGCATATTACAAAATGCCAGTATCTTGTTTTTGCCTCCACGATAAATCCAAAAATTGAACGTTTAAAAGATTCTTTTATGGCTCGTGCTGAAATGCTTAGATTGAAGGTATAG
- a CDS encoding bestrophin family protein: MIINRRLPISFILKNTKISIVTILVILFTVWGLNFLITFPTIPLSIPAFLGTSIALVLGFKLSQSYDRWWEARKIWGAIVNDSRSLVLQVKHFAADDKTLSEITLRQIAWCFSLGQSLRKLSPHENLEDYISSEELEAIKKHKNLPLALLDFHSKDVKALFSAKKLDSYQYMQIDQTIVRLTESMGKAERIKNTVFPTTYKLFLHFFIFLFIVLLSISLIATGGVSEIPVLFFISLPFILLEMTATLLQDPFENKPTDISVTALAKTIEINLKQLIGNTNIQEAAPSKSYYIN, translated from the coding sequence ATGATCATAAACAGGCGACTACCAATAAGTTTCATTTTAAAAAATACTAAAATAAGCATTGTTACTATTTTAGTTATTCTTTTTACAGTTTGGGGATTGAACTTCTTAATTACATTTCCTACAATTCCATTAAGTATCCCCGCGTTTTTAGGCACGTCTATTGCCCTTGTTTTGGGTTTTAAACTCAGCCAGTCTTATGATCGTTGGTGGGAAGCCCGAAAAATTTGGGGCGCTATCGTCAACGATTCCAGAAGCCTTGTTTTGCAGGTTAAGCATTTTGCCGCCGATGACAAAACTCTAAGCGAAATAACACTTAGGCAAATAGCTTGGTGTTTCAGCCTTGGACAATCGCTTAGAAAATTAAGTCCACATGAAAATCTTGAAGATTATATCTCTTCAGAAGAACTCGAAGCAATCAAAAAACATAAGAACCTGCCTTTGGCCTTACTCGACTTCCACTCGAAAGATGTGAAAGCACTTTTTTCAGCTAAAAAACTGGACAGTTACCAATATATGCAAATAGACCAAACCATTGTAAGGCTAACCGAATCTATGGGAAAAGCAGAACGAATTAAAAACACAGTTTTCCCTACTACATACAAGCTTTTTCTCCACTTTTTCATCTTTTTATTTATTGTTTTGCTGTCTATAAGTCTTATTGCCACAGGCGGTGTATCTGAAATTCCGGTATTGTTCTTTATTTCCCTCCCATTTATTTTATTGGAAATGACAGCGACTTTATTACAGGATCCCTTTGAAAATAAACCTACTGATATTTCGGTGACAGCCCTAGCAAAAACTATAGAGATTAATCTGAAACAATTAATTGGTAATACCAACATTCAAGAAGCAGCTCCATCAAAATCCTATTACATAAACTAG
- a CDS encoding cupin domain-containing protein, producing the protein MKSEKVNLKDKFELFNEYWTPKIVGELNGQQVKLAKLKGEFVWHDHKEEDEMFLVIKGSLQLEFRDKTITLNEGETYIVPRGVEHNPVAPEEAWVLLFEPETTRHTGKVKDKLTIENPDWI; encoded by the coding sequence ATGAAGTCTGAGAAAGTAAATTTAAAAGATAAATTTGAACTTTTTAATGAATATTGGACGCCTAAAATTGTAGGCGAACTCAATGGGCAACAGGTGAAATTAGCAAAATTAAAAGGTGAATTTGTATGGCACGATCATAAAGAGGAAGATGAAATGTTTTTAGTTATTAAGGGAAGTTTACAGCTTGAATTCCGTGATAAAACGATAACTTTAAATGAAGGCGAAACGTACATCGTTCCAAGAGGAGTAGAACACAATCCCGTAGCGCCGGAAGAAGCCTGGGTCTTACTTTTTGAGCCGGAGACCACCAGGCATACCGGCAAAGTAAAAGATAAACTGACTATTGAAAATCCAGACTGGATTTAA